One part of the Zymomonas mobilis subsp. pomaceae ATCC 29192 genome encodes these proteins:
- a CDS encoding NifU family protein, translated as MLIETENTPNPATLKFLLHRPVMEQDSCFFVNKEEAADSPLAVALFDLGPVTGVFFGQDFVSVTAENPGIWSELEPKVIMVLSDHFESDAPLFVKTSEKADAKQAEDNDIVIQIKDLIATRVRPAVARDGGDIVFQKFEDGIVYLSMRGACSGCPSSVATLKQGVESLLKHFVPEVTEVRAI; from the coding sequence ATGTTGATCGAAACAGAAAATACGCCGAATCCGGCGACCCTTAAATTTTTGCTCCACCGCCCTGTGATGGAGCAAGACTCTTGTTTTTTTGTCAATAAAGAGGAGGCTGCCGATTCTCCGCTTGCTGTTGCCTTATTTGATTTGGGCCCAGTGACGGGCGTTTTTTTTGGACAGGATTTTGTTTCTGTCACCGCTGAAAATCCCGGCATTTGGTCTGAACTTGAGCCCAAAGTTATTATGGTGCTGTCAGATCATTTTGAATCAGATGCCCCTCTATTTGTTAAAACTTCAGAAAAAGCTGACGCAAAGCAAGCCGAAGATAATGATATTGTTATTCAGATTAAAGATTTAATCGCGACAAGGGTAAGACCTGCTGTTGCCCGTGACGGGGGTGACATCGTTTTTCAGAAATTCGAAGATGGTATCGTTTATCTCTCTATGCGGGGGGCCTGCTCGGGTTGTCCTTCTTCTGTGGCGACCTTAAAGCAAGGGGTTGAATCTTTATTAAAACATTTTGTGCCTGAAGTAACCGAAGTGCGGGCAATCTAG
- the tsaB gene encoding tRNA (adenosine(37)-N6)-threonylcarbamoyltransferase complex dimerization subunit type 1 TsaB — translation MRLVIDTATAACSVALLEGQTLIACEKEMVGRGHAEKLLPMIAALPEKGHADHIIVDCGPGSFTGVRVGLAAALALGLGWDAPVTGYASTDLVAGAVFANKLDVSNLTVAFTGGHGELFIQSFTRLDSPARFKALTDLESMRPEVAATRVQDEIIIGSGASALIEARGHGESVEAWPWADDVQFLENTFVNLSPTPIYGRAPDAKISL, via the coding sequence ATGCGGCTAGTGATTGATACAGCCACTGCCGCTTGCTCTGTTGCTTTACTAGAAGGCCAAACGTTGATTGCCTGTGAAAAGGAGATGGTCGGCCGCGGCCATGCCGAGAAGCTCTTGCCCATGATTGCCGCGCTTCCTGAAAAAGGGCATGCTGACCATATTATCGTTGATTGCGGTCCCGGAAGTTTTACGGGCGTTCGCGTTGGGTTAGCCGCCGCGTTGGCCTTGGGGCTGGGTTGGGATGCGCCCGTTACCGGTTATGCTTCTACAGATTTAGTTGCGGGGGCCGTTTTTGCCAACAAACTTGACGTATCAAATCTAACCGTAGCCTTTACGGGGGGGCATGGCGAGTTATTTATACAGTCCTTTACCCGCCTCGATAGCCCTGCGCGTTTCAAAGCCCTTACAGACCTAGAATCTATGCGCCCGGAAGTAGCGGCAACAAGGGTGCAAGATGAAATCATTATCGGGTCAGGTGCCTCAGCCTTAATCGAAGCGCGCGGTCATGGCGAATCAGTAGAAGCTTGGCCATGGGCTGATGATGTACAATTTTTAGAAAATACTTTTGTAAATTTATCGCCGACTCCAATTTATGGACGGGCACCTGATGCCAAAATTTCTTTATGA
- the rimI gene encoding ribosomal protein S18-alanine N-acetyltransferase, translated as MSIMTAAFDPFYCEAWNRSQCDGMMKQLGVYCLVVTIKEKPAGFLLSRTIFDESELLLLAVRPEYRKKGVATALLKKLISKAHFEDTKCIHLEVRDKNPALALYYSLGFREVGRRINYYKSLNGDLYNAITLSLIII; from the coding sequence ATGTCTATCATGACCGCGGCTTTTGATCCTTTTTATTGTGAAGCATGGAATCGTTCTCAGTGCGACGGTATGATGAAGCAGTTAGGGGTTTATTGTCTTGTTGTAACAATAAAAGAAAAACCGGCGGGTTTTTTGTTATCTCGTACTATTTTTGATGAGTCGGAACTATTATTATTAGCAGTAAGACCTGAATACCGTAAAAAAGGTGTCGCAACGGCACTCCTTAAAAAGCTTATATCAAAAGCGCATTTTGAAGACACTAAATGTATTCATCTTGAAGTTAGAGATAAAAATCCAGCCTTAGCTCTTTATTATAGCTTAGGATTTAGAGAGGTTGGCCGTCGTATCAATTATTATAAATCGTTAAATGGTGATTTATACAATGCAATCACTCTAAGTTTAATTATAATTTAG
- a CDS encoding MucR family transcriptional regulator, giving the protein MSDDNALSETLITLTADIVSAHVSNNSVSVADVPQLIQNVHHALAALSESNAEPEARPEPAVSVRASVKPDYIICLEDGKKLKMLKRHLATHYQLTPEQYRAKWNLPADYPMVAPNYADQRRSLAKKIGLGTQRRKR; this is encoded by the coding sequence ATGAGTGATGACAATGCTTTGTCAGAAACCCTTATTACACTAACGGCGGACATTGTTTCAGCACATGTCAGCAACAACAGTGTTTCTGTCGCTGATGTGCCCCAACTTATTCAGAATGTACATCATGCTTTGGCCGCTTTGAGTGAATCCAATGCTGAACCTGAAGCCCGTCCAGAACCTGCGGTTTCTGTCCGAGCCTCTGTAAAGCCTGATTATATCATCTGCTTGGAAGATGGTAAAAAGCTGAAAATGCTGAAACGTCATCTGGCTACGCATTATCAGTTAACGCCGGAACAATATCGCGCAAAATGGAACTTACCTGCGGATTATCCAATGGTTGCGCCCAATTATGCCGATCAGCGTCGTTCGTTAGCTAAAAAAATCGGGCTTGGTACTCAGCGTCGTAAGCGTTAA